From Roseibium alexandrii DFL-11, the proteins below share one genomic window:
- a CDS encoding NAD(P)/FAD-dependent oxidoreductase, which produces MHDIETIVIGAGAVGLACARALALTGREVMVLEQHDLIGSETSARNSEVIHAGIYYPQGSLKAQLCVQGKKQLYAFCQENGVGHEQIGKLIVATNDRQLEELDTIKAKAAANGVTDLEFVSRDALRRKEPALNAAGALWSPSTGILDSHGFMLALQGSLEAHGGQVVLNTKVDHIEPLQAGGFGVHVSTEDGEAYAITCKELILSAGHMAPALAAGLDGTHPPKAFLAKGSYFKLQGRAPFSKLIYPVPEPGGLGVHLTLDLQHQARFGPDVEWVEDFHYPVDAARGDKFYAAIRSYWPDLADGALVPDYSGIRPKIVGPGEPAADFRIDGPAAHGQAGLVALYGIESPGLTSALAIADCVVGLVGAD; this is translated from the coding sequence ATGCATGACATCGAAACCATCGTGATTGGGGCTGGGGCCGTGGGGCTTGCCTGCGCGCGCGCCTTGGCCCTAACCGGGCGCGAAGTGATGGTTTTGGAGCAGCATGATCTGATCGGCTCGGAAACAAGCGCCCGCAATTCGGAGGTCATTCATGCCGGGATCTACTATCCGCAAGGCAGCCTGAAAGCGCAGCTTTGCGTCCAAGGCAAGAAGCAGCTTTATGCCTTTTGCCAAGAAAACGGGGTTGGGCATGAACAGATCGGCAAGCTGATCGTCGCCACAAATGATCGGCAACTTGAGGAACTGGACACCATCAAGGCCAAGGCTGCCGCAAATGGTGTGACCGATCTCGAGTTCGTCTCAAGGGACGCGCTCCGCCGAAAGGAGCCGGCACTGAATGCCGCCGGTGCTCTCTGGTCTCCCTCCACTGGCATTCTCGACAGCCACGGTTTCATGCTGGCGCTGCAGGGCAGTCTGGAAGCCCATGGCGGCCAGGTGGTTCTCAACACCAAGGTTGATCATATCGAGCCATTGCAAGCAGGCGGTTTCGGAGTTCACGTGTCGACCGAAGACGGCGAGGCCTATGCGATCACGTGCAAGGAGCTGATCCTGTCTGCCGGCCATATGGCCCCGGCGCTGGCTGCCGGGTTAGATGGTACGCATCCGCCCAAGGCGTTTCTCGCCAAGGGCAGTTACTTCAAACTTCAGGGCAGGGCGCCGTTTTCTAAGCTGATTTATCCGGTGCCGGAACCCGGCGGCCTTGGCGTTCATCTGACTCTGGATCTTCAGCACCAGGCGCGGTTCGGCCCGGATGTGGAGTGGGTTGAAGACTTCCACTACCCGGTTGACGCGGCTCGCGGGGATAAATTCTATGCCGCGATCCGAAGTTACTGGCCGGATTTGGCCGATGGTGCGCTCGTGCCGGACTATTCCGGCATCCGCCCCAAAATCGTGGGGCCGGGTGAGCCGGCTGCGGATTTCAGGATTGATGGACCTGCGGCGCACGGCCAAGCCGGTCTTGTGGCGCTCTACGGGATAGAATCGCCGGGCCTTACGTCTGCGCTCGCGATTGCTGATTGTGTGGTAGGCCTTGTTGGAGCCGATTAG
- a CDS encoding class II aldolase/adducin family protein — MSVVTPLTPSADQQSEQRLREDLAAAFRLAVEFGWHEGVGNHFSAAVSEDGTKFLMNRKWRHFSEVTASNLQLLDANDDSIVETPDAPDPSAWCIHGTVHRLNPAVKVLFHVHPPNATALATLQDPSMKPIDLNTARFFGKVAVDLGFGGMADEAEEGRRIAETLGNKPILIMGNHGVSVAAETIAEAFDHLYYFERAAGTLLTAYATGQPLAVMSDNLAAKTAAEWEPYKGMGHAHFDYLKRQLDKNQPDYRD; from the coding sequence ATGAGCGTGGTGACACCCCTGACCCCAAGCGCTGATCAACAATCGGAACAAAGACTGCGGGAAGACCTGGCAGCGGCCTTCCGGCTGGCGGTGGAGTTCGGCTGGCACGAAGGCGTCGGCAATCACTTTAGTGCAGCCGTCTCGGAAGACGGTACGAAATTTCTGATGAACCGGAAATGGCGGCACTTTTCCGAAGTGACAGCCAGCAATCTCCAGCTTCTGGATGCCAATGACGACAGCATCGTGGAAACGCCAGACGCACCGGACCCGAGCGCATGGTGCATTCACGGGACGGTGCACCGGCTCAACCCGGCGGTGAAAGTGCTGTTTCACGTCCATCCTCCAAACGCGACAGCGCTGGCAACGCTACAAGATCCGTCGATGAAGCCGATCGATCTCAACACGGCCCGCTTCTTCGGCAAGGTTGCTGTTGATCTCGGCTTTGGCGGCATGGCGGATGAGGCTGAAGAAGGACGGCGGATTGCCGAGACGCTCGGCAACAAACCGATCCTGATAATGGGCAATCACGGCGTTTCGGTTGCTGCCGAAACGATCGCGGAGGCCTTCGATCATCTCTATTACTTCGAGCGGGCAGCCGGAACCTTGCTGACAGCCTATGCGACCGGTCAGCCGCTGGCGGTGATGTCGGACAATCTGGCCGCCAAGACGGCAGCCGAGTGGGAGCCTTACAAGGGCATGGGACACGCTCATTTCGATTATCTGAAGCGCCAGCTCGATAAAAATCAGCCGGACTACCGCGATTGA
- a CDS encoding ribbon-helix-helix domain-containing protein yields MCKLFVEAATELWQCRARSLRIDGMVTSVRLENFFWKVLEELAERDGMNVVQLITRLHNESIAAGHDLGNFTSFLRVCCGRYLALQLSGDVPIDKSQPISSLNVDEILKSEARQIPDWN; encoded by the coding sequence ATGTGCAAGTTGTTTGTCGAGGCGGCAACTGAGCTTTGGCAATGCCGTGCCCGGTCACTCCGGATCGATGGAATGGTGACATCCGTTCGCCTCGAAAACTTCTTTTGGAAAGTTCTTGAGGAACTGGCCGAGCGCGACGGCATGAACGTTGTGCAACTGATCACGCGGCTGCACAACGAAAGCATTGCGGCGGGCCACGACCTTGGCAATTTCACCTCTTTCCTGAGGGTCTGCTGCGGCCGGTATCTTGCCTTGCAGCTCTCCGGAGATGTTCCGATCGACAAGTCTCAGCCAATCAGTAGTCTCAACGTGGACGAAATCCTGAAATCCGAGGCCCGTCAGATACCGGATTGGAATTGA
- the gatC gene encoding Asp-tRNA(Asn)/Glu-tRNA(Gln) amidotransferase subunit GatC — protein MSVDTATVKRVARLARIKVSEDEATRMTGELNAILGFVEQLDEVNIDGVEPMTSVVETTMKKRADGVTDGNKAADITKNAPASEDSFFMVPKVVE, from the coding sequence ATGTCCGTAGATACTGCAACGGTAAAGCGCGTTGCGCGTCTTGCCCGCATCAAGGTGAGCGAAGATGAAGCCACCCGCATGACCGGCGAACTGAATGCCATCCTCGGTTTTGTCGAACAGCTCGACGAAGTGAACATCGACGGTGTTGAGCCGATGACCTCCGTGGTCGAAACAACCATGAAAAAGCGCGCAGATGGCGTAACAGACGGCAACAAGGCTGCCGACATCACCAAGAACGCTCCGGCCTCTGAAGACAGCTTCTTTATGGTGCCGAAAGTCGTCGAATAA
- a CDS encoding ribbon-helix-helix domain-containing protein → MCKLFIDADVNLWQSTTKSLRIDGMVTSVRLETFFWNVLDEIAARDGMNVVQLITKLHHESIDAGHDLGNFTSFLRVCCGRYMALQLAGDVPTDTRVPIAGLDADGILEAEERRVH, encoded by the coding sequence ATGTGCAAACTGTTTATCGATGCCGATGTAAATCTCTGGCAAAGCACGACAAAATCACTGCGCATCGACGGCATGGTCACATCCGTGCGGTTGGAAACCTTCTTCTGGAACGTTCTTGATGAAATCGCGGCGCGCGACGGTATGAATGTTGTGCAGTTGATTACCAAGCTGCATCACGAAAGCATTGATGCCGGTCACGACCTTGGCAATTTCACCTCTTTCCTCAGGGTCTGCTGCGGCCGCTACATGGCTCTGCAGCTCGCCGGAGATGTGCCCACAGACACACGCGTTCCGATTGCAGGCCTTGACGCCGATGGCATTCTGGAGGCAGAGGAACGCCGCGTTCATTGA
- the gatA gene encoding Asp-tRNA(Asn)/Glu-tRNA(Gln) amidotransferase subunit GatA — protein sequence MTDLTKLTIAEAREGLKNKDYTSTELTDAFLGNIEQANGALNAYVAVTADKAREMAKASDDTLAKGEGGALEGIPLGIKDLFGTEGVHTQACSHILDGFKPAYESTVTSNLWADGAVMLGKLNMDEFAMGSSNETSYYGDVINPWRKTGSNQDLVPGGSSGGSASAVAARMCMGATATDTGGSIRQPAAFTGTVGIKPTYGRCSRWGIVAFASSLDQAGPIAHTVRDSAILLKSMASVDPKDTTSVDIEVPDYEAAIGKSVKGLKIGIPAEYRLDGMPGEIDELWQQGIAWLKDAGAEIVDIAMPHTKYALPAYYIVAPAEASSNLARYDGVRYGLRVPGKDIVEMYENTRAEGFGDEVKRRILIGTYVLSAGYYDAYYLKAQKVRTLIKRDFDLAWANGVDAILTPATPSAAFGVADQDLHSDPVKMYLNDIFTVTVNMAGLPGISVPAGLSSEGLPLGLQLIGKPFDESTLFQVGQVIEDAAGSFEPEKWWG from the coding sequence ATGACAGACCTTACAAAACTCACCATTGCCGAAGCCCGCGAGGGGCTTAAGAACAAGGACTACACGTCCACTGAACTCACTGATGCTTTTCTCGGCAACATCGAACAAGCCAATGGTGCACTCAACGCCTATGTTGCCGTTACCGCCGACAAGGCCCGTGAAATGGCCAAGGCCTCCGACGACACACTCGCAAAGGGTGAAGGCGGCGCGCTGGAAGGCATTCCGCTCGGCATCAAGGACCTGTTTGGCACCGAAGGTGTTCATACCCAGGCTTGTTCCCATATTCTGGACGGGTTCAAACCGGCCTATGAGTCCACTGTGACGTCGAACCTGTGGGCCGATGGCGCGGTCATGCTCGGCAAGCTCAACATGGACGAATTCGCCATGGGCTCGTCGAACGAGACCTCTTATTACGGCGACGTCATCAACCCCTGGCGCAAGACCGGCTCCAACCAGGATCTCGTTCCGGGCGGTTCTTCGGGCGGTTCGGCTTCAGCGGTTGCCGCGCGCATGTGCATGGGCGCTACAGCCACAGATACCGGCGGTTCCATCCGCCAGCCGGCGGCCTTCACAGGCACGGTCGGCATCAAGCCAACCTACGGCCGCTGCTCACGCTGGGGCATCGTTGCCTTTGCTTCTTCACTCGACCAGGCTGGTCCGATCGCCCACACGGTGCGCGACAGTGCAATCCTTTTGAAGTCTATGGCGTCTGTCGACCCGAAAGACACCACGTCCGTCGACATCGAGGTGCCGGACTATGAAGCGGCCATCGGCAAGTCCGTGAAGGGTCTGAAAATCGGCATTCCAGCGGAATACCGGCTGGACGGCATGCCGGGTGAAATCGATGAACTGTGGCAACAGGGCATTGCGTGGCTGAAGGATGCAGGCGCGGAAATCGTCGACATTGCCATGCCGCACACAAAATACGCGCTCCCAGCCTACTACATCGTGGCACCGGCAGAAGCCTCTTCGAACCTTGCCCGTTATGACGGGGTGCGCTACGGCCTGCGCGTTCCGGGCAAAGACATCGTCGAGATGTACGAAAACACCCGCGCCGAAGGGTTTGGTGACGAGGTGAAACGCCGGATTCTGATCGGCACCTATGTGCTGTCCGCCGGTTACTACGATGCCTATTACCTGAAAGCCCAGAAGGTCCGCACGCTGATCAAGCGCGACTTTGATCTGGCTTGGGCCAACGGCGTTGATGCCATCCTGACCCCAGCAACACCTTCTGCGGCCTTTGGTGTGGCGGATCAGGATCTTCACTCCGATCCGGTGAAAATGTACCTGAACGACATCTTCACCGTGACCGTAAACATGGCCGGTCTTCCGGGCATTTCGGTTCCGGCAGGTCTCTCGTCTGAAGGCCTGCCGCTTGGCCTGCAGCTGATCGGCAAACCGTTCGATGAGTCGACGCTCTTCCAAGTCGGTCAAGTCATCGAAGACGCAGCTGGCTCCTTCGAGCCGGAGAAGTGGTGGGGCTAA
- a CDS encoding DJ-1/PfpI family protein has translation MSAQKILMITGDFTEDYETMVPFQALLAMGYEVDAVCPGKKAGESVATCIHDFEGDQTYTEKRGHNFTLNATFADINPADYDALVIPGGRAPEYLRLDGAVLEAVSHFMSENKPVAAICHGAQILTAAKVIEGRTVSAYPACRPEVELAGATYADIAVDAAVTDGNLVTAPAWPAHPAWIAQFHKVLSSAQQGSLAA, from the coding sequence ATGAGCGCACAGAAAATCCTGATGATCACCGGTGATTTCACCGAAGACTATGAAACTATGGTGCCGTTCCAGGCGCTTTTGGCGATGGGCTATGAAGTGGACGCCGTTTGCCCGGGCAAAAAGGCTGGCGAAAGCGTTGCCACCTGCATCCATGATTTTGAGGGCGACCAAACTTACACGGAAAAACGCGGCCACAATTTCACGCTGAATGCAACCTTCGCCGATATCAATCCGGCCGATTACGACGCTCTTGTGATCCCGGGTGGCCGGGCACCGGAATATCTGCGGCTGGACGGTGCGGTCCTTGAGGCCGTGTCCCATTTCATGAGCGAGAACAAGCCGGTCGCCGCAATTTGCCATGGCGCCCAGATCCTTACAGCGGCGAAGGTCATCGAGGGCCGGACAGTGTCAGCCTATCCGGCCTGCCGCCCGGAAGTTGAGCTTGCTGGCGCGACTTATGCGGACATTGCTGTTGATGCGGCGGTCACCGACGGCAATCTCGTCACCGCGCCCGCCTGGCCGGCACATCCGGCTTGGATTGCCCAATTCCACAAGGTGTTGAGCAGCGCTCAGCAGGGCTCTCTCGCAGCCTGA
- a CDS encoding LysE family translocator, translating into MPFELWLMFVAVSLLPAISPGPAVMLAISNTLRFGRNATLASATGNMMGLIVIGYAVAFGFGALMAASAVAFTVLKIIGAVYLVFLGIKILRDGSSFQVQDGALTPRKSPMKLFLEAFFVSVTNPKAILVITALFPQFMSKGGINLAEITILSVTYAALCFANHAAIAFAGGHMRQFLTSARRVRWVRRITGGLFVGCGAALATASR; encoded by the coding sequence ATGCCATTTGAACTGTGGCTTATGTTCGTTGCCGTTTCACTTTTGCCGGCAATCAGTCCCGGCCCCGCCGTCATGCTGGCAATTTCCAACACCCTGCGGTTTGGCCGCAACGCCACACTCGCTTCAGCGACCGGGAACATGATGGGCCTGATCGTGATCGGCTACGCGGTCGCTTTCGGTTTTGGCGCGCTGATGGCGGCCTCTGCCGTTGCCTTCACAGTTCTGAAAATCATAGGTGCGGTCTATCTGGTCTTCCTTGGCATCAAAATCCTGCGAGACGGGTCCAGCTTTCAAGTGCAGGACGGCGCTCTCACGCCGCGCAAAAGCCCGATGAAGCTGTTCCTTGAGGCGTTTTTCGTCTCTGTCACAAACCCCAAGGCAATTCTGGTAATCACCGCACTGTTCCCTCAATTCATGTCCAAAGGCGGCATTAATCTCGCCGAGATCACCATTCTGTCGGTCACCTATGCGGCTCTGTGTTTTGCCAATCACGCGGCCATCGCCTTCGCTGGAGGTCATATGCGCCAGTTCCTGACATCTGCCCGGCGCGTGCGTTGGGTCCGCCGGATCACCGGCGGCTTGTTTGTTGGGTGCGGAGCAGCACTCGCAACCGCCAGCAGATAG
- a CDS encoding GNAT family N-acetyltransferase, with protein sequence MSSAPAISIAVETPLSDEMRVMVGELNDLLLSLTSEDACHHLTVEQMADARTTVFVARVDGKLAACGSLYRHKGSVAEVKRMYTRPAYQSLGLGRKLLDRILALAIEEGFSEAALETGVNYAAAKHLYETSGFEVCSPILDYPEHPESLFYSRRLTAA encoded by the coding sequence ATGTCGTCCGCGCCAGCCATTTCCATCGCCGTTGAAACGCCGCTCAGTGATGAAATGCGCGTGATGGTCGGCGAGTTGAATGACCTGTTGTTGAGCCTGACGTCTGAAGACGCCTGCCATCATCTGACCGTCGAACAGATGGCCGATGCGCGGACAACTGTTTTCGTTGCGCGTGTCGATGGCAAGTTGGCCGCTTGCGGCTCGCTTTACCGCCACAAGGGCAGTGTTGCAGAAGTCAAGCGGATGTACACACGTCCGGCTTACCAAAGCCTGGGCCTTGGACGCAAATTGCTGGACCGGATTCTAGCGCTCGCAATCGAGGAAGGCTTTTCTGAGGCCGCTCTGGAAACCGGCGTCAATTATGCGGCAGCGAAGCACCTTTATGAGACCAGCGGCTTTGAAGTGTGCAGCCCGATCCTGGACTATCCCGAACATCCTGAATCCCTTTTCTATTCCCGGCGCCTGACGGCAGCCTGA
- a CDS encoding pyridoxine 5'-phosphate synthase, translating to MSAVSRLSVNVNAVAMLRNRRDLPWPSVAGLAAIAMEAGAKGITVHPRPDERHIRKTDVFELAELIEERFPNKELCLEGYPSPDFMKLVEEARPEQVLFVPDDPDQTTSDHGWDFSKDIGLLETAIAAAKEWAVTVSLFCNPDPADPDHAARIGAERIEIYTGPYGACYDTPDLAAKELDKIAATAKAAKAAGLGVNAGHDLTVENIPALLQRAPFIREMSIGHGFTADALVYGFAESVRRFRTAMGEL from the coding sequence ATGAGTGCCGTCTCGCGCCTGTCCGTCAATGTCAACGCTGTTGCCATGCTGCGCAACCGCCGTGATCTGCCTTGGCCCAGTGTTGCCGGTCTGGCGGCCATCGCCATGGAAGCTGGCGCAAAGGGCATCACCGTGCACCCACGCCCGGACGAGCGCCATATCCGCAAGACGGACGTCTTCGAGCTTGCCGAACTGATCGAAGAGCGCTTCCCAAACAAGGAGTTGTGCCTGGAAGGGTATCCATCACCGGACTTCATGAAGCTTGTGGAGGAAGCCCGGCCGGAACAAGTGCTATTCGTGCCGGACGACCCAGACCAAACCACTTCGGACCACGGCTGGGATTTTTCCAAGGACATTGGTCTCCTGGAAACCGCTATTGCAGCCGCAAAAGAATGGGCGGTGACCGTTTCCCTCTTCTGCAATCCAGATCCGGCAGATCCGGATCATGCCGCTCGCATCGGCGCAGAACGGATTGAGATTTATACCGGTCCTTATGGTGCCTGTTATGACACACCAGACCTCGCCGCCAAGGAACTGGACAAGATTGCTGCAACCGCCAAAGCAGCCAAGGCTGCCGGTCTTGGTGTCAACGCGGGACACGATCTGACAGTCGAGAATATCCCGGCTCTGTTGCAGCGGGCACCGTTCATCCGCGAGATGTCGATCGGTCACGGGTTTACCGCAGACGCCCTCGTCTACGGCTTTGCGGAGAGCGTCAGACGATTCCGCACGGCCATGGGCGAGCTTTGA
- a CDS encoding LysR substrate-binding domain-containing protein codes for MDRLPPPRLLRVFEIVDRMGGVKHAAQELNVSLPAVSQALRHLENHIGTSLFDRSTRPASLTEAGQILLKAVQDNRERLVEALTDIQALESAANTVTVACTMGFATYWLMPRLEAFYRDHPDIVVNVQTIPHEVPALGPGTDIAMRYGDGSWTDGTVHLLFEERVEPVCAPGLAARISEEGGSLASAFLIHVEVADKRWISWPQYFFRTSQKANGSAKGLRFSNYVQATQAALSGHGIMLGWRSITGDQVAKGLLVPVSLPAYRPPDAYYAVLSGRSKNAETADVVVNWLKHTAHTETL; via the coding sequence ATGGACCGCTTGCCGCCACCCCGTCTCCTGCGTGTGTTTGAAATCGTCGACCGGATGGGCGGGGTCAAACACGCGGCGCAAGAGCTCAATGTTTCGCTGCCTGCGGTCAGTCAGGCGCTGCGCCATCTAGAGAACCACATCGGGACATCACTGTTCGACAGAAGTACACGCCCTGCGAGCCTAACCGAAGCCGGCCAGATTCTACTGAAGGCGGTTCAGGACAATCGTGAGAGGCTTGTGGAGGCGCTCACCGACATTCAAGCTCTCGAATCGGCGGCAAACACGGTCACCGTTGCTTGCACCATGGGATTTGCCACCTATTGGCTGATGCCGAGGCTTGAGGCCTTTTACCGCGATCATCCAGACATCGTCGTCAATGTCCAAACTATCCCGCATGAAGTGCCTGCCCTCGGACCGGGCACGGACATTGCCATGCGCTACGGAGATGGCAGTTGGACAGATGGCACCGTGCATCTTCTTTTTGAAGAGCGTGTCGAGCCGGTCTGTGCGCCGGGGCTAGCAGCGCGGATCAGTGAGGAAGGCGGGAGCCTTGCGTCCGCCTTCCTGATCCATGTCGAGGTGGCCGACAAGCGCTGGATTTCCTGGCCGCAATATTTTTTCAGGACGAGTCAAAAGGCCAATGGATCTGCGAAGGGATTGAGGTTTTCTAACTATGTCCAGGCAACACAGGCAGCGCTCTCCGGTCACGGTATCATGCTCGGCTGGCGGTCGATCACCGGGGACCAGGTGGCCAAGGGCCTGTTGGTGCCGGTAAGCCTACCAGCGTACCGGCCGCCGGATGCCTATTACGCTGTTCTTTCCGGTAGATCCAAGAATGCGGAAACGGCTGACGTGGTGGTCAATTGGCTGAAACATACCGCACACACGGAGACGCTTTGA
- a CDS encoding HD domain-containing protein, with protein sequence MSSDDLVRQVAFLLETDKLKDVIRLNLVSDGSRRETTAEHCWHVILQTLTLAEHAEPGTNIHHVLKLLAVHDLVEIDAGDHWVTEDNHQAIAIQEQAAAEKIFALLPSQQSHDFKALWHEFEANETKEARFANAMDVLHPMLLVFASEQDTPVHEPMSVDDIRKKKEAKLAPFPALWAYAQSLLDRAVQAGHLTP encoded by the coding sequence ATGTCTTCGGATGATTTGGTGCGGCAAGTTGCGTTCCTGCTGGAAACCGACAAGCTGAAAGATGTCATCCGGCTCAATCTGGTCTCAGATGGCAGCCGGCGCGAGACGACCGCCGAGCATTGCTGGCACGTCATCCTGCAGACCTTGACCCTTGCAGAACACGCGGAACCAGGGACCAACATTCATCATGTCCTGAAGCTATTGGCGGTTCATGATCTGGTCGAGATTGACGCTGGCGATCACTGGGTGACGGAAGACAACCACCAGGCCATCGCCATTCAGGAACAGGCCGCCGCGGAAAAGATCTTCGCCTTGCTGCCGAGCCAACAGTCGCATGATTTCAAGGCGTTGTGGCACGAGTTTGAAGCCAACGAGACCAAAGAAGCTCGTTTTGCCAATGCGATGGATGTGCTGCATCCGATGCTGCTTGTCTTCGCATCAGAGCAGGACACGCCGGTTCATGAGCCCATGTCCGTTGACGACATCCGGAAGAAAAAGGAAGCAAAACTTGCTCCCTTTCCTGCCCTTTGGGCTTATGCCCAGTCCCTCCTCGACCGCGCCGTTCAGGCAGGTCACCTGACACCCTGA
- a CDS encoding TetR/AcrR family transcriptional regulator, protein MSDGSTRRGRKDEPSLTGRLQSAMMRALAHQGYEPVRLDNLANTAGTSKQAIYRRWSGKQDYALATLQTALFQIPAPTPERTNAARDLYRLIAGYRAALHSDLGKALLQVRAFPEFRSLIFEFEDEIRFHIRQCLIATPFEQDLQAKTTLILGLIWQDLFDLHFGRGGLDDTGLENAIYLLLGLTAPRSSMELSQLPGL, encoded by the coding sequence ATGAGTGATGGTTCAACACGCCGGGGGCGGAAAGACGAGCCCAGCCTGACCGGCCGGCTGCAATCCGCGATGATGAGGGCTCTGGCACATCAGGGGTACGAGCCGGTTCGTTTGGACAATCTCGCGAACACCGCGGGCACCAGCAAACAGGCAATTTATCGCCGCTGGTCCGGCAAACAGGATTATGCACTTGCCACGCTTCAAACTGCCCTGTTTCAGATCCCTGCCCCCACACCCGAGCGCACGAACGCCGCGCGGGACCTCTACCGTTTGATCGCCGGTTACCGGGCCGCCTTGCACAGTGATCTTGGCAAGGCCCTGCTGCAGGTGCGGGCTTTCCCGGAATTCCGATCATTAATCTTCGAATTTGAGGATGAGATCCGGTTTCACATCCGCCAATGTTTGATCGCAACACCGTTTGAGCAGGACCTTCAGGCGAAAACCACGCTGATCCTGGGGCTCATCTGGCAGGACCTGTTTGATCTGCATTTCGGACGCGGCGGGCTGGATGACACCGGATTGGAAAACGCGATCTATCTGCTTTTGGGGCTGACTGCCCCCCGATCATCTATGGAACTGTCGCAGCTCCCCGGATTGTGA
- a CDS encoding TauD/TfdA family dioxygenase, with protein MLGTGEEGVLLREKGLDVPLPDGRLAYFNYYWLKDNEPASFDPETRERVNDIFALAEEPKAQTAAIAGDHLEIQWQGAEHRSAIPMAQLVQYAKAQQRPDPANLPRKSWFADHYANMARFEYGSVASDADARKTWAGAMLTDGVSLITGMPNTDAGLTDLAGLLGYVRPSYFGHTFEVKTHIKPTNLAFTSKALPLHTDLPSEEFAPGIQYLHCRANSVEGGDSIFVDGLAVAEDFRAAYPDDFKLLVETDIPYYCEHDTFDMRARQHVIELDDYGNISGVTISQHHEDIFDLPQEALDAYYPAFCRFGRMMRDEKYVMRFRLNAGECIVFDNHRIVHGRVAYSATSGERHLRGCYTDRGELRSTYRILSGEGRFK; from the coding sequence ATGCTCGGGACGGGTGAAGAAGGCGTGCTTCTGCGCGAAAAGGGACTGGATGTGCCATTGCCGGACGGACGCCTCGCTTATTTCAATTACTATTGGCTGAAGGACAATGAGCCGGCTTCCTTCGATCCCGAAACACGGGAACGGGTCAATGATATCTTCGCGCTTGCAGAAGAACCGAAAGCGCAAACTGCGGCCATTGCCGGTGATCACCTAGAAATCCAGTGGCAGGGAGCTGAGCACCGCTCAGCGATCCCGATGGCGCAGCTTGTGCAATATGCCAAAGCCCAACAGCGCCCCGACCCGGCCAATCTGCCGAGAAAATCCTGGTTTGCAGATCATTATGCAAACATGGCCCGGTTTGAATACGGATCAGTCGCATCAGACGCTGATGCGCGCAAGACCTGGGCCGGAGCGATGCTGACTGATGGCGTTTCGCTGATCACCGGCATGCCGAATACGGATGCAGGGCTGACTGATCTGGCTGGCCTGCTCGGATATGTACGGCCGAGCTATTTCGGCCATACGTTCGAGGTGAAGACGCATATCAAGCCTACAAATCTCGCCTTTACGTCCAAGGCCCTGCCGCTGCACACGGATCTGCCATCGGAAGAGTTCGCGCCGGGTATCCAGTATCTCCACTGCCGGGCGAACTCGGTTGAGGGCGGCGACAGCATTTTTGTCGACGGTCTGGCGGTTGCCGAGGATTTCCGGGCTGCCTACCCGGACGACTTCAAGCTGCTGGTGGAAACCGATATTCCCTATTACTGCGAGCACGACACGTTCGACATGCGCGCCCGTCAGCATGTGATTGAGCTCGACGACTACGGAAACATTTCCGGTGTCACGATCAGCCAGCACCACGAAGATATTTTCGACCTGCCGCAAGAAGCATTGGACGCCTACTATCCCGCCTTTTGCCGGTTTGGACGGATGATGCGCGACGAGAAATACGTGATGCGGTTCCGTTTGAATGCCGGTGAATGTATCGTCTTTGACAATCACCGGATCGTTCACGGGCGTGTTGCTTACTCGGCGACCAGCGGGGAGCGTCATTTGCGGGGGTGCTACACCGACCGGGGAGAGCTGCGGTCAACCTACAGGATCCTATCCGGAGAAGGACGGTTCAAATGA